A window of Leptolyngbya sp. FACHB-261 genomic DNA:
CTGTCAAGGACAGGTTGAAACTGCTGGAGGCTCCAAGACTGAAACGATAGGTATCAGCAGTGTCATTGCCATTAACCAAGTCGGAGAAGGTCTGGGTGCTGCTTAGCGCCCCAACATTCACCTCTGTCGAGACCAAATTGCTGGGTGTATAGGCTGCCGTCGTAGACATGTCCAGCGAGTAATTCGTGTTGCCACTGTATTGATAGACCTGAGCAATGTAGCTGCCTGCGGTCAAGGAGCGCAGGTTAATCGACTCATCAGCACTGCCACCCCGAGCAGCACGAATCACTTCCTCGCCAGAATCGATGATGCCATTGCTGTTGCCATCCCGGATCAAGCGAACATCAGCATCAGCGCTCAAACCGCGCATCGACAGATTGAAGTTGCTGCTGGTGCCGAGGCTGAAGCGGTAGGTATCAGCTGTATCGGAACTGCCAACAGAATCAGCGAAGGTGCGAGTGCCACTCAACGCGCCTACATTAACCTCAGTGGGTAGTAAGTTGCTAGGGTTAGAGTTAGACAACCGCAGCGTGTAGTTGTTGCTAGTATCACCACTGTAGCGGGAAACCATTGCTAGATAGTTGCCAGTTTCCAAAGAGCTGAGGTTAATTGATTCGTCAGCGTTGTTGAACCTTGAGGAGCCTAAGACATAAGTGTCCGATGAATCAAACACCCCATTATTATTGCTGTCGCGATAGAGGCTAATATCAGCATCGGCACTCATACCTGTTAGAGAGAGATTAAAACCGCCAGCGGTACCAACGCTAAACCGGTAGAAATCTCTGTTAAAAGTCGGACTAACAAAGGTGGAGTTAGAGTAGGGCTGAGAAGCGAGTGAGCCAGCGTTGTAATATGTATCCGTCATCGTCCTATCCCTTTAACACTCTAAGCTTTTGGTGGGCGGCGAGTCATTAGTTGACTTGCTTGTGTTCAACAATAAGGTTCAGCACCTTCTAAAAGCAGCCAGTTTTCCAGCCAACTGCTTTGCCGAAAACAGCCATCTCTCTTACAGACAACAACTCAACTAATTACAAGAAGGAGTAATAGATTCATCAATTAAACCTGTAAAGCTAGAGGTTTGCCCATATGGGCAAACCTTTAGTGATTACTTAGCTACTAAAATGACAACAAGAGCGTTAAGGCAGGCTTGAAATAAAAGACTAAAGAGCCTGGTGTCGCCGCTGTGCCCGCTCCAGCAACCTCTTGAGATTTGCTGTGCTTGGACATAGTAAAGGGCGCTCCGCCTGAGCCTCGGGCGCAACGCGAATATCCAAGCTGCTAGACATAAAGACTCGATTCAAGCAGTCGTGTAAGTCTTGGGCTCGCTTGCAAAGTTGACGGTATGTATGCTGTGTCGGGCAGACAATCACTAACTTGGGAGGAAGACCCGAAAGGCTCCATTGGCAAGGGCTCAAGAGACTTTTGAGGGAACAATTGAGACTGGTGTAGAAAAGTTGAGAAAGGCTGTAAGCTTGCATGGGTGCTTAGTCTAGCTGGTTCCAGTGCGCTGGGGCTGGCTTGGAGGGTCATCAGTTGCAATTGAGACCGTCCATTCTTCAGTTGTGGCCTGAATCATGATCAATGACCTCGTTCGAGAGTCATAACTTTAATCATCAATCTGCTCGCACTCAAGCTGAGAAGTTTACTCGAACCGCTACTCATTACTCTCGGCTCATCTGCAAAACAGGGGAAAACCAAGATTTAATTAATATGAAAGTGTGATTTCCAACACAAAAAGCTCTCGCCCCAAACAACTTCGTCTAAATCACTTTTATCTTGAGTGAAACTGGCAGATGCAAAGGCAGAAGATCTAATTGATTTGGATAGTACTCTACAACCAATCCAAAGTAATTAATCAGACCAACCAATTGATTTAACTATCAATAAACCTTGAGCAACAAAGCCGCTTTTGAGCCAACACACCGAGCAACCACCCTGACTAGCCAAAATAGGGCAAAGGGCAAAACAGGACTTTCTATTAATTTTTCACAAATCCTGAAAAGTTCAAGCAAATTCAAGAATCGTCCGGATCCGATACCTCGTGCTCGTATAGCCTGCTGGAGGAAGTTGTCATTATCACGAACTGCGGTATAGAAAATCACTCCTATGGCTACTTCTCCACTGAGAGTTACGGCATCTGTGACTAGCACTCCAGTGCCTTTACCGCAGGCTCAACCGCTTAAGCAACTGATTCAAACAGAATGGGCAGCTTGGCAACGAGGTTGAGTTTCGAGGGAGTTTTGACAGTCTGTGTACCCTGTGTTGTGTTCCCTGTTTCGGGTGTTCATCGGGCAGGTCAGGGGGGATAAAGAGCGAGTACAGTCAATCGCATCGGCAACAAAATATCAGGCTCAATCTCAGTCCCTCTGGCTTCGGACACTGAGCAAACGGCTGCCTGCTGCTACATCTTGGGCAGGCCGGTTCGAGTGCCGTCAGTCGATCAGGTAATTGAACTTCGAGAAGCAGCTTGTCATGCACAATTCAGCCGCACGTCGGACCCGGAACTACACTCTGGGCCTTACTTTGAACCTACTCTATGTGGCGCATGCGACTCCTGGGCAGGCCGCGGAACTTATCAGCGCACGCAGCGCTGATTCCTTTGTTGATTCCATCGGTTTCAACACTCACTTCACCTACACCAACACGCCCTATGTTCAGGACTACAGCGAGGTTGTCAGGCCCCGTTTGCAGGAATTGGGTATCCGTCATATTCGTGACGGCGTTGTGCCCGAGCGCATGGATTACTACGAAAGGCTAAAAGATTTAGGTAGCATCGGCATTCGCTCCACATTGATTTCTGGAACCGATATTGACCCACAACAAACGGTTGCGATTGCCAAACAATTGGGCAGTGCTCAAGCCGCTGTTGAGGGGCCTAACGAGTACGACAACAACCGAGACAACCGAGATCCGGCATACTGGGTACCTACGGTTCGAAACTACACTCAACAATTGCACAACGCCTTCAAAAGCGACTCAGCCACAGCCAATATTCCTATTCTTGGCCCTTCCTTTGTTGGCGGAGAGGCTAGCGAGTTGGTCGGCGACCTGAGTCCCTGGGTGGACTACGGCAACTTTCACCCGTACAACTACCCTGACCACCCAGGATCGGGAGGGCATCTCAACAACGAGATTACAAGGCGCTCGCAACCCTTCAAAGGCAAACCGATGATTGCGACGGAAGCTGGTTACCACACGGGCGGCCCTGATTCCGATCGACCCATTTCTGAAACGGCACAGGGCAAATATCTACCTCGGCTATTCCTTGAGCACTTTAATCGAGGGATCGAGCGAACCTTTGCTTATGAATTGCTCGATCAATGGTCTAAGCCTAATGACCGCGAGGCTAATTTCGGGATCCTACGCAATGATGGTTCACCCAAACCGGCATTCAACGCGATCAAGAATCTAATTCAGTTACTCAGTGACCCTGGCGATGAATTTGCCTTGCAATCCTTGGATTATGTGCTTGGTGGGGATACCACCGACATCAGTCAAACTCTCCTGCAGAAACGCAATGGCAACTTCTACTTAATTCTTTGGCAAGAGGTAGCCAGCTACACACCGTTCAGCCGGGAGCCGCAGGTTGGTACTGACCTTCTGGTTCAGGACAAATTGGTAACCCTGACACTCAACAGTCTGATCGGTCAGGCTATTGCCTACGAACCTTTCAGCTCCTCTAATCCCATCACCGCATACAAAAATCCCCAGGAGATTAATCTCAGTGTGGGCGATCATCCCCTGGTTCTTGAACTCATTCCAGGCTGGATCAAAGACATCGTTTCCAAGCCCGTACAATCTCCTGTCCCAACACCTGATGTGCCTACTGATCCACAAGGTGCAACTGAAATTCCTGCCCCCGCATTACTACCTGGCCTCATTGGTTTGAGCTGGCGGATTATGCGCAAGCGTGGCTCTTCTGATGAGATTCTGGCTGAGAATTCAGTGAGCAATGTGGCGTTTGGCTAGCTCTTAGCAATTGATTGACAGCTAGTGCATCTCAGTTGAGCAATTGGCGCGACAGCAATCGAGTCGCGCCAATTGCTGTAATTCAGGTCGTCCGCGCATCTTTCCCTATTGGGCACGACATCCGCACTACAGCTTAATTTTGTAAACCAGCATTAAGACTTCATTTCTACAACTCTCTCAACCGAGGCTAGTCGCGTGCTTATGCTTACAAGTACAAAAGAGTTGAACACAAAAGAGCCTAGAGGTTTTAGTCCCTGTAGAAACGCTTGTAAGATGCTGTAGAAATTGATAGAGTAATCTGCGTTTGGTTAACTGTAGGTTTGATTCTCAATCTAAGGTCAAACTGGAACTGATACAGTGAGCGTCTGGATTCAGTAGCACCAGCTACAGTCGTGTCCCAGTTGATCAAGCATGTTCGTAGGGGTGAATCCCAGTTCACCATCAGCCGATTTCAGGGGAGCTAAATGAAGGAATCTCATCACCTCTTGCACCGGCTAGGTAGTATTAAGCGCCGCAAATTTATCCAATTCGGATCCCTTGCTCTGGGTAGTGGTCTCTTGGCAGCTTGTTCTAATGGCAATACAGCCACTACCACAGGCACAGGCACAGCAGCAACTCCATCGGCCATTCCCGACAAAGTAAGTTTTGGCACGAATTGGTATGCCCAAGCTGAGCACGGAGGCTTTTATCAAGCCGTAGCAACAGGGATTTACAAAGATCATGGCATGGAAGTCACGATCAAAATGGGGGGCCCTCAGGTCAATGGCACTCAATTGTTGATGGGAGGTGTGACTGACTTCTTCATGGGCTATCCAGCCGATGCGATCAAGGCAGTTGAAGAAGGCATTCCCAAAGTCACAGTTGCCGCAGCTTTTCAAAAAGACCCTCAGGTTTTAATTGCCCATCCCGAAGTTGGCAACGACACGTTGGCCAAACTCAAGGGCAAACCAATTTTGATTTCCTCAGCCGCTAACACAACCTACTGGCCTTTCTTAAAAGTGAAGTACGGTTTTAGCGATACTCAGAAACGTCCTTATAACTTCAACCTTGGGCCTTTTCTGGTCGATAAGAATTCCGTTCAGCAGGGTTACCTCACATCCGAGCCTTTTGCCGTCGAAAAGGAAGGGGGCTTCAAGCCTGTAGTTCTATTGCTAGCAGATAGTGGCTACACTCCCTACGCAACAACAATCGAAACTCGCAAAGATCTAGTCGAGAAAAACTCCGATTTGGTACAGCGATTTGTTGATGCTTCAATCAAGGGTTGGTACAGCTATCTAAATGACCCAGCGCCGGGCAATGAGCTAATCAAAAAAGACAACCCTGAAATGACTGATGAGCAATTGGCCTATAGCCTTCAAAAACTGAAGGAGTACGGCATTGTTGGCTCTGGCGATGCCGAAAAGCTGGGAATCGGTGCCATGACCGAAGAGCGCTGGAAGTCATTCTTCGAGACGATGGTGCAAGCCGGAGTGTACAAACCTACAACGGATTACCGCCAAGCCTTCACGCTGGACTTCATCAATAAGGGACCAAACGCCTACAAATCTTGAGCCCGTAAACTTGCCACTTGCCCTTACGAAATGATGCGAAATGAAGAGGGGCTCAGTAGGCACTTAATCGGTAGTCACCCAAGGGTTAAGCATTGAGCGAGCCGGATCCTGAACTCGCTCTGGAGACCGACTTCTGAGCCAACCTCCGCATCAGCCCTGCAAGCGAGTCAGTGCCAAGATGGTCTCAGTCGTTCTCAGTTACGGTTAACGCCTGAAGGTTCACGCATGAATACACGTCCCGCCATTCAGCTCAGTGACGTTGATAAGGTCTATGCCAACGGTACTGTTGCGCTTCGGGGCGTGAACTTGACGATTGGGCGCTCTCAATTTGTCAGCCTGGTTGGCCCTTCAGGTTGCGGCAAAAGCACGATCTTGCGTTTGATTGCCGGGCTGGGGCAGAAGAGCGCAGGCGATATTCAGCGTTGGCAGCCAGAGGATGTAACAGAGCCGTCATTGCATGAATTGGCCTTCGTCTTTCAAGAAGCCGCCCTAATGCCCTGGGCATCAGTAGCCGATAATATCCGCTTGCCCCTAGAACTCGCCCGAGTGCCTCGTCGGGCTGCGAATACGGCTGTACGCGAAGCGATTGGGCTGGTTGGTTTAAGCGGCTTCGAGCGGGCCTATCCTCGGGAGTTATCGGGGGGAATGAAAATGCGCGTTTCGATTGCCCGTGCCCTAGTGACTCGGCCCACAACCCTGCTCATGGACGAGCCCTTCGGCGCCCTTGACGAGATGACCCGTAGCCGCCTCAATAGCGACTTACTAGAACTGTGGCAGCAGAAGCGCTGGACGATTGTGTTCGTCACCCACAATGTCTACGAAGCTGTGTATTTGTCGAATCGAGTGGTGGTAATGGCGGCTCACCCCGGTCGGATCACAGCAGATATTCCGATTGAGGCGGCCTATCCGCGCACCGAAGAGTTTCGAACTTCATTGCAGTTCAACCAATATTGCCGACAGGTTTCTGCCTCCTTAGCAGGGGTATGGGAAGATCCATTACCGAGTGGAACCACTCGCCATTCACGAGATGTCGCCCAGTCCTGAACCAGGCCCAAAGAACCAGCGCGGTAGACTCTAAAGGGCATTTTGGATTTTTGCCTGAATTGCCCAAGAGTGCCCAAGATTTCTCAAGTTGGTTAGCCGCAGCATGCGCTTCTCCCGGTGGTTTCGCTGGCTACCCCAGCTCGATGTCCGTGTTTGGATTTTGTTTGTTGGGCGACTGGTATCGCAGACTGGCACTGGCTTTACCTTGTTTTATGCCGCGATATTCTTTGTCAATCAAGTTGGACTGACCCCCACCGAGGTTGGCGTTGGTTTAGCGGCAATGTCGGTGTCAGGGGTTGGCGGTCGCAT
This region includes:
- a CDS encoding pre-peptidase C-terminal domain-containing protein — its product is MTDTYYNAGSLASQPYSNSTFVSPTFNRDFYRFSVGTAGGFNLSLTGMSADADISLYRDSNNNGVFDSSDTYVLGSSRFNNADESINLSSLETGNYLAMVSRYSGDTSNNYTLRLSNSNPSNLLPTEVNVGALSGTRTFADSVGSSDTADTYRFSLGTSSNFNLSMRGLSADADVRLIRDGNSNGIIDSGEEVIRAARGGSADESINLRSLTAGSYIAQVYQYSGNTNYSLDMSTTAAYTPSNLVSTEVNVGALSSTQTFSDLVNGNDTADTYRFSLGASSSFNLSLTGMSADADVRLIRDGNNNGIVDSGEELARSARGGAADDSINLRSLAAGSYIAQVYQHSGDTSYSLKMSTTSPSNLLPTEVNVGALSGTRTFADAVNNSDTIDTYRFSLSSGRNVNFSLSGLSADADIRLVRDGNNNGILDSGEVLGQSARAGSVAESINTFLSSGNYIAEVYQFSGDTNYTLSLSA
- a CDS encoding PTPA-CTERM sorting domain-containing protein yields the protein MHNSAARRTRNYTLGLTLNLLYVAHATPGQAAELISARSADSFVDSIGFNTHFTYTNTPYVQDYSEVVRPRLQELGIRHIRDGVVPERMDYYERLKDLGSIGIRSTLISGTDIDPQQTVAIAKQLGSAQAAVEGPNEYDNNRDNRDPAYWVPTVRNYTQQLHNAFKSDSATANIPILGPSFVGGEASELVGDLSPWVDYGNFHPYNYPDHPGSGGHLNNEITRRSQPFKGKPMIATEAGYHTGGPDSDRPISETAQGKYLPRLFLEHFNRGIERTFAYELLDQWSKPNDREANFGILRNDGSPKPAFNAIKNLIQLLSDPGDEFALQSLDYVLGGDTTDISQTLLQKRNGNFYLILWQEVASYTPFSREPQVGTDLLVQDKLVTLTLNSLIGQAIAYEPFSSSNPITAYKNPQEINLSVGDHPLVLELIPGWIKDIVSKPVQSPVPTPDVPTDPQGATEIPAPALLPGLIGLSWRIMRKRGSSDEILAENSVSNVAFG
- a CDS encoding ABC transporter substrate-binding protein; amino-acid sequence: MKESHHLLHRLGSIKRRKFIQFGSLALGSGLLAACSNGNTATTTGTGTAATPSAIPDKVSFGTNWYAQAEHGGFYQAVATGIYKDHGMEVTIKMGGPQVNGTQLLMGGVTDFFMGYPADAIKAVEEGIPKVTVAAAFQKDPQVLIAHPEVGNDTLAKLKGKPILISSAANTTYWPFLKVKYGFSDTQKRPYNFNLGPFLVDKNSVQQGYLTSEPFAVEKEGGFKPVVLLLADSGYTPYATTIETRKDLVEKNSDLVQRFVDASIKGWYSYLNDPAPGNELIKKDNPEMTDEQLAYSLQKLKEYGIVGSGDAEKLGIGAMTEERWKSFFETMVQAGVYKPTTDYRQAFTLDFINKGPNAYKS
- a CDS encoding ABC transporter ATP-binding protein; translated protein: MNTRPAIQLSDVDKVYANGTVALRGVNLTIGRSQFVSLVGPSGCGKSTILRLIAGLGQKSAGDIQRWQPEDVTEPSLHELAFVFQEAALMPWASVADNIRLPLELARVPRRAANTAVREAIGLVGLSGFERAYPRELSGGMKMRVSIARALVTRPTTLLMDEPFGALDEMTRSRLNSDLLELWQQKRWTIVFVTHNVYEAVYLSNRVVVMAAHPGRITADIPIEAAYPRTEEFRTSLQFNQYCRQVSASLAGVWEDPLPSGTTRHSRDVAQS